The Chitinophaga niabensis genome segment GCTGCCGGTACTTACCTGCTGCAACAACCGGTAGAAAAGGAAAGAACAGCTGTATTACCAATAGCCCCTGCAGGCAACAAGGCAATGCTTACCCTGGGCAATGGTACCGTAGTAGACCTTAACGCAGCTACAGACGGCGCTATCACAGAACAAGGCGGCACCACCGTGAACAAACAACAGGCTTTGCTTATATATGATGCAGGTAATAATGAAGCCCCGCCAACCATTAACAAACTGTCCGTTCCCAGGGGTGGCAAATACCGGTTGATATTACCTGATGGTTCCAAAGTATGGTTAAATGCCGCCAGCGAACTGCAATTCCCTACTGCTTTCACTAATGCGGAGCGCGTAGTGGAACTGAATGGTGAAGGTTATTTTGAAGTAGCAGCAGATGCAGATCAACCATTCATTGTTAAAACCGCAGGACTCCGCGTAGAAGTGCTGGGCACACATTTTAACGTAAAAGCTTACGCTGATGAATCCACCACTAATACTGCCCTGCTGGAAGGAAGTGTGAAAATAGTAACCGCAAATGGCAGTAACAGCCTGTTAAAACCCGGCGACCTGGCAAAAGTAGGCGCGGACCACAACATCAGCATCACGCAGGATTCCGATCTGAACCTGGCAGTTGCCTGGAAAGATGGGATCTTTGCTTTCAGGAACGCCGATATAGCCGTTATACTCAGGGAGATCGGCCGCTGGTATGATGTGGAAATCAACTATGAAGGCCCGGTTACACGCCGCCGCTTTACCGGAAAGGTATCGCGCAGCTATAGCCTCGCTGAAACACTTTCCATCCTGGAAGCCAGTGATCTGCATTTCAGGCAGGCAGGAAATAAGATCATCGTTTTACCATAAAACCATTTCGCAGAAAAGAGAGACCGAACGCTGCCAGCGTTTCAGACATGAAGAAAAAGATCATTGCTTTACCAAAAACCAAATTACAAAAGACACAAAGACCAAAATCGTACACCAGCTTCTGATAGAATTTTATTTAAATCATTAACCAACCAGTTTTATGATCACAACTACCTTTTACCAAAAGAGGGAAGGCAGATTATGCCTATCAACCAAATCCGGGCTGCGCCCATTCACAAAAAGATTGATCACCGTGAAGCTGTCAATTATCATTTTACTACTTGGTGCAATGCACGTAAGTGCTGCGTCTGCACAAAAGATCTCCATTTCGCAAAAGAATGCGCCGCTGGAAAAAGTGCTCGATGAAATAGAGCGACAGAGCGGCTACCAGGTTTGGTACGAAGAGGGCACCCTGCCCTTCGGCGAAGTGGTGAGCATTGCTGTGAAGAATGTTTCGCTGGAGGAAGCACTCAATGCCTGCCTCAATGGCCGCCATCTCAAATGGACCATCATCCAGAAAACGATCGTGCTTAAAAAAGAAGCACAACCCCTCCCCTTTATACCAAAGCCACCACAAAAGATCAGTGGTGTGGTAAAAGATGCAGGTACCGGTAAACCTTTACAGGGAGCCACCGTACAGCTGAGGGGGACTTCAAAGGCAACATTTACAAATGCCAATGGTGAGTTTGAACTGGAAACAGATGCCCGGGAAGTGATGCTGGAGGTATCTTTCGTAGGGTATGATGCTCAACGGGTGAAAGCAAGCGGCAACCAGCCCGTAACCATCCTGCTTGCTGTTGGCACTTCAAAACTGGATGAACTGATCATCACCGGTTACTCCGCCAAAAAAACGGGCGAACTGACCGGTGCTGTACAAAAGATCAGTGGCGACCAGCTTCGCAAAGGCATCACTACATCTGACCCCGTTTCCTTATTGAAAGGCCGCGCTACCGGCCTGTATATTTCCGAACAGAACGCAGGCGACCCTACCAGTACAGGTGGGCAGATCTTTGTGCGCGGGCAAAGCAGTGTTGTGGGAGTAGGTGTAGACCAGGTGAATGAGTTTGTAATGCCTACCCAGAACTACGGGCCATTACTGGTGCTGGACGGGGTGATCATGCCCAACCAGAACCTCAAGGAGCTGATCAATCCGCAGGACATAGATAACCTTACCATCCTGAAAGACGCTGCCGCTACGGCCATTTATGGTTCACGTGCAGCAGCCGGCGTAATTGTAGTTACTACCAAAAAAGGAGTAGCCGGCAAACCGCAAATGGTAGCAGAAGTAAAATACGGACTGAACATTCCCAACCGCGGATCGCTGCGATTCCTTACAGGGCCGGAATTATATGAAGTACAAAAACGTTACTATACGGAAGACTATCGTATCAACAACGGCAGCCTCGCTCCGCAATATCCTACATTGCAGGCATATCTCGACAATCGGCTGCCCGCGCTGGCAGACGTACAGAACAGTTACGACTGGCAAAAATATGCTTTCCTTAACAGCAACACCAAACAGGTAAATCTCTCCGCGAGAGGTGGTACGGAAAACACCCGTTATTATATCGGCGGCACCTATTACGATGAACAATCCACAGGTGTTAACAACAGCCTGAAACGCGGCACCTTCCGCATCAACCTGGAAACCAAGCTCAGCAAAAGGCTTACCACCAATATATCGCTCAATGGTATTTTTGACAACGGCAACAGGGAGAATTCCAACAGCGGCGTGTTTTTGTATAGCATGATCCCCTGGGTAAATCCATATAACGCAGACGGCTCTCCGAAACCGGTACTGGAATACAAACTGAACGGCAGAATGCAGAAGGATGAAAATCCTATCTATGAAAACCTGTTCAACTACATTCATCCCAAAGCACAACGTTTTGCCGGTTCTATCAAAGCGGATTATAAACTCACTGAGTGGCTTAGTTTTTCCAGCACCAACTCTGCCAACCTCAACTACACCAAAGATGAACGCTATATAGATGCACGGAGCTTTGCCGGGTCCGGTACAAGTACGTCTTCCAAGGGGTTCCTCGGTACCAACACCAATTACATCAATACTTTCCTGACCTCCAACCAGCTGAACTTCCACAAAATGCTGGGCAAACATTCCCTGCGCGCTTTGGCAGCCACGGAATATGGCCGGACGAAAATGGAGAACATGCTGGTGAACGTGAACAATGTAAGGGCAGGTTATCCTGTAATATCATTGGGCAGGCAGGTAGGAAACCGTTACGACTATTCAATATATGGTATTCCAACTACCAAGAACGGTAATATAGAAGGCGGTAAGGAAGATCGCGCATCTTTCTCTGCTTTTGGCGAAGCCGGGTACACCTATGATGACAAGTACAGCATCAGCGCCTCACTGAGAACAGATGCATCCAGTAGTTTCG includes the following:
- a CDS encoding FecR family protein, whose product is MDTAQISVLAEKYLNGHATEVEKEALHDWYNHVNEGDTEIVVSAQADTLNGTKARILRQLQEQIARDKKPGTPVLPMRRKWLPWVAAAFIIVAAGTYLLQQPVEKERTAVLPIAPAGNKAMLTLGNGTVVDLNAATDGAITEQGGTTVNKQQALLIYDAGNNEAPPTINKLSVPRGGKYRLILPDGSKVWLNAASELQFPTAFTNAERVVELNGEGYFEVAADADQPFIVKTAGLRVEVLGTHFNVKAYADESTTNTALLEGSVKIVTANGSNSLLKPGDLAKVGADHNISITQDSDLNLAVAWKDGIFAFRNADIAVILREIGRWYDVEINYEGPVTRRRFTGKVSRSYSLAETLSILEASDLHFRQAGNKIIVLP
- a CDS encoding SusC/RagA family TonB-linked outer membrane protein — encoded protein: MITTTFYQKREGRLCLSTKSGLRPFTKRLITVKLSIIILLLGAMHVSAASAQKISISQKNAPLEKVLDEIERQSGYQVWYEEGTLPFGEVVSIAVKNVSLEEALNACLNGRHLKWTIIQKTIVLKKEAQPLPFIPKPPQKISGVVKDAGTGKPLQGATVQLRGTSKATFTNANGEFELETDAREVMLEVSFVGYDAQRVKASGNQPVTILLAVGTSKLDELIITGYSAKKTGELTGAVQKISGDQLRKGITTSDPVSLLKGRATGLYISEQNAGDPTSTGGQIFVRGQSSVVGVGVDQVNEFVMPTQNYGPLLVLDGVIMPNQNLKELINPQDIDNLTILKDAAATAIYGSRAAAGVIVVTTKKGVAGKPQMVAEVKYGLNIPNRGSLRFLTGPELYEVQKRYYTEDYRINNGSLAPQYPTLQAYLDNRLPALADVQNSYDWQKYAFLNSNTKQVNLSARGGTENTRYYIGGTYYDEQSTGVNNSLKRGTFRINLETKLSKRLTTNISLNGIFDNGNRENSNSGVFLYSMIPWVNPYNADGSPKPVLEYKLNGRMQKDENPIYENLFNYIHPKAQRFAGSIKADYKLTEWLSFSSTNSANLNYTKDERYIDARSFAGSGTSTSSKGFLGTNTNYINTFLTSNQLNFHKMLGKHSLRALAATEYGRTKMENMLVNVNNVRAGYPVISLGRQVGNRYDYSIYGIPTTKNGNIEGGKEDRASFSAFGEAGYTYDDKYSISASLRTDASSSFGQDKRYGTFYSVGGAWVISNEQFANHSDFLSNLKLRSNYGTSGSQLGDNFLTRTLYDPRYTYSSQPGATISVLANPELQWEITKTFSAGLDIGLFNKITASVDYYNRRSEDLLQKVTLDAISGFPTQWQNVATVQNKGWEVLINSDNITRKNFRWNTSFNISFNKNKIISVANDSLRQGFYNANSFYLFAGDDINSLKAVKYAGVDPQTGKPRFEKLIFDDKGQATGIEYVNTVDEVGAAADPRQFQYIGNFQPKFYGGLTNTFTYRNFSLDVLITFAYGYVITDDLAAQNQGTNITSFNQIAFRKHQKQWTTPGQTDATEPELYTHATTDYFGSSKYMHDGSHARLRSVRLGYELPKSFLKKLNLAQANVYVSGDNLYTLYSKDIISSDPEGPSVGQAQDFGGSIGSGIGIPRRYVFGLQVGF